In Homalodisca vitripennis isolate AUS2020 unplaced genomic scaffold, UT_GWSS_2.1 ScUCBcl_4951;HRSCAF=11418, whole genome shotgun sequence, one genomic interval encodes:
- the LOC124373158 gene encoding uncharacterized protein LOC124373158 encodes MASGGVDSFSILCRDCNKVVEVYNGDVQSSMELHRKKMHSSPNKPRHDSRPVSRGREKYENIDKRDYETFSCPICKNNVKILKSNFKRGIQEHFETHNQVEVKPQSDDQLYTFSGIKNWIENSNMSEKSAETNSNQRKNNQRRHNVERNTLILPPDIRSQRGYVVERGDNFFCNICSITFDPTNVAEHLKTKTHEDNVILFLKEKLPMHLQNSMEFISFYNSNLSCNLCRCKVFLNSFNPYETIFHIISHNSDKSHSSKRSKNEPNAPDDDASSLLKSLAEKYPLVNSSKHLIETCMEPQFKCKLCDKNIMYSDKENILAKNFTTHLNSSTHKKSEKAESVLKSFESLNINGQRNHKFIVANGAITCVACKIKTEADISKLIDHIQEVNQSKQSNHGPSFTGHSNQSVKSHQSDKSSDSRANQKGSFVRNFNKDHNTQSNANTANSRVKKPNIGHLLKTLQQEFGNIETIIQHSNGRITCIVCNCPIRPTENNIKMHLLEASHKENEQTKMRQSAKAALDLLGGNNPQNTVEQLFQSLPQIFQQDKPFIKDSPIDGYIVCSLCECVINPHYFSNHLVDENHLREKKKLFGSS; translated from the coding sequence ATGGCTTCTGGAGGGGTAGacagttttagtattttatgcCGTGACTGCAATAAGGTAGTTGAGGTTTATAATGGTGATGTTCAGTCATCAATGGAATTACATCGCAAGAAAATGCATTCATCACCAAATAAACCAAGACATGATTCTCGCCCTGTTTCAAGAGGcagagaaaaatatgaaaatatagaCAAAAGAGATTATGAAACTTTTTCCTGCCCAATTtgcaaaaacaatgttaaaattttgaaaagtaatttcaAACGTGGCATTCAAGAACATTTTGAAACACATAATCAAGTGGAAGTCAAACCTCAGTCAGACGATCAGTTATACACTTTCAGTGGAATCAAAAACTGGATTGAAAATTCCAACATGTCAGAAAAGTCTGCTGAAACCAACAgtaatcaaagaaaaaataatcaaagaagACATAATGTTGAAAGAAACACTCTTATATTACCTCCTGATATTAGATCACAAAGAGGTTATGTTGTTGAGAGAGGAGacaattttttttgcaatatttgcTCAATAACATTTGATCCTACAAATGTTGCTGAACATCTAAAAACCAAGACTCATGAAGATAAtgtcattttgtttttgaaagaaaaactcCCCATGCATCTTCAAAATTCAATGGAGTTTATTTCATTCTACAACTCAAATCTGAGTTGCAATTTGTGTAGATGTAAAGTTTTTCTGAACTCTTTCAATCCATATGAAACTATTTTCCATATAATATCACATAATTCTGACAAAAGTCACTCTAGTAAACGGTCAAAAAATGAGCCCAATGCACCAGATGATGATGCCTCTTCACTGTTGAAATCCCTTGCAGAAAAATACCCATTAGTAAACAGTAGCAAACACTTGATTGAAACCTGTATGGAGCCACAGTTcaaatgtaaattgtgtgataaGAATATTATGTACAGTGATAAGGAAAACATCCTAGCAAAAAACTTTACCACTCACTTGAATAGCTCAACACACAAGAAAAGCGAAAAGGCTGAAAGTGTTCTCAAATCATttgaatctttaaatataaatggccAAAGAAATCACAAGTTTATTGTAGCAAATGGCGCAATAACTTGTGTTGCTTGCAAAATTAAAACAGAAGCTGACATCAGCAAGTTAATAGATCATATTCAAGAAGTGAATCAATCAAAACAGAGTAATCATGGCCCTAGTTTTACAGGTCACTCAAACCAGTCAGTAAAAAGCCATCAATCAGATAAATCATCAGACTCAAGAGCAAATCAGAAAGGATCTTTTGTGAGGAATTTCAATAAAGACCACAACACACAATCAAACGCTAACACAGCAAATTCAAGAGTTAAGAAACCCAATATCGGTCACTTGCTTAAGACTTTACAGCAAGAATTTGGAAACATTGAAACAATAATTCAACACAGCAACGGTAGGATTACGTGTATTGTTTGCAACTGCCCAATACGTCCAACCGAAAATAACATCAAAATGCATCTTTTAGAAGCCTCCCACAAAGAGAATGAACAAACAAAAATGCGGCAATCAGCAAAAGCAGCTTTGGATCTTTTGGGAGGAAATAATCCACAGAACACAGTTGAACAGCTTTTCCAGTCTCTTCCTCAGATTTTTCAACAGGACAAACCATTTATCAAAGACAGCCCTATTGATGGATATATTGTCTGCTCACTTTGTGAATGTGTGATCAATCCTCATTATTTTAGCAACCATCTCGTTGATGAAAATCACTTGCGAGAGAAGAAAAAACTGTTTGGATCATCATAA